One genomic region from Mastacembelus armatus chromosome 21, fMasArm1.2, whole genome shotgun sequence encodes:
- the pla1a gene encoding phospholipase A1 member A isoform X1, with translation MLCEVKTLFFCVLTAYVTSQVVGVEEKQRNECADVKNTTWTGYRQRNVKLQVQYLLLTRRNMDCAQRFSQESLTKQPSYFNNSLPIKVIIHGYRVLGNKPSWLKELALALLRAQDVNVLVVDWVYGTSFAYNLVVENYKEVSVQISVLINQLQKHGCKLESFHFIGVSLGAHVAGFVGTLFAGKIGRITGLDPAGPMFKGADTFDRLDPSDAQFVDAIHTDSDYFGISIPVGHVDFFLNGGKDQTGCAHSRFASILVYFPVYGYVICDHMRAVHVYMSALNGSCPLQGIPCFTYEDFLKGNCVNCDIFRGTCPTIGLSENCGITASPVPKEQKLFLLTTSSPPFCAHHILLELEVSPLSKSAEVEVTLRTENLGTNKRLRLQTAMTVYRTVLAHPVALCKIYSIQLKNTGAWFYRQGDIHVKSVCLSEFPALRREEPLCVNNINIRRGAPWSHDFVQVCDSF, from the exons ATGCTTTGTGAAGTCAAaactctcttcttctgtgttttgaCGGCATACGTCACGTCACAGGTGGTGG GtgtggaggaaaaacagagaaatgaatgtGCTGACGTAAAAAACACCACATGGACGGGGTACCGGCAGCGGAACGTCAAACTGCAGGTCCAGTACCTGCTGCTGACCAGGAGAAACATGGACTGTGCACAAAGGTTCAGCCAGGAGTCGCTCACCAAACAGCCCTCCTACTTCAACAACTCCCTCCCAATCAAGGTCATCATCCATGGATACAG AGTCCTGGGCAATAAGCCGTCCTGGTTGAAGGAGCTGGCCTTGGCCCTCCTCAGGGCGCAGGATGTGAACGTGCTGGTCGTGGACTGGGTCTATGGCACCTCCTTCGCCTACAACCTGGTGGTGGAGAATTACAAGGAAGTGTCTGTGCAGATCTCAGTCCTCATCAACCAGCTGCAG AAACATGGCTGCAAACTTGAGTCGTTCCACTTCATCGGAGTCAGTCTTGGGGCGCATGTCGCTGGTTTTGTGGGGACTCTTTTTGCAGGGAAGATCGGAAGAATCACAG GTCTCGACCCTGCTGGACCCATGTTCAAAGGAGCCGACACCTTTGACCGGCTGGACCCCTCAGATGCACAGTTTGTCGATGCCATCCACACAGACTCAGACT ATTTTGGCATCTCCATCCCCGTCGGTCATGTGGACTTCTTTCTAAATGGAGGGAAGGACCAGACTGGATGTGCTCACTCCAGGTTTGCCTCAA TTCTTGTCTACTTTCCAGTGTATGGCTATGTGATATGTGACCACATGAGGGCGGTGCACGTCTACATGAGCGCGCTGAATGGCTCGTGCCCGTTGCAGGGGATACCATGCTTCACCTATGAGGACTTCCTGAAGGGAAACTGTGTGAACTGTGACATCTTCAGGGGCACATGTCCAACTATAG GTTTATCAGAAAACTGTGGGATAACTGCATCTCCAGTCCCCAAAGAGCAGAAGCTTTTCCTCCTCACTACGTCTTCGCCACCATTctgtg CTCATCACATCCTGCTGGAGCTGGAGGTTTCTCCCCTGAGTAAAAGTGCTGAGGTGGAAGTGACGCTGAGGACTGAGAACCTGGGGACAAACAAGAGGCTCAGGCT tcaaaCAGCTATGACAGTGTACAGGACGGTGTTGGCTCACCCTGTGGCTCTGTGCAAGATCTACTCCATACAGCTGAAGAACACTGGAGCTTGGTTCTACAGACAGGGAGACATCCACGTcaagtctgtgtgtctgtctgagttCCCCGCTCTCAG gcGAGAGGAGCCGCTGTGTGTGAACAACATCAATATCAGACGAGGCGCTCCGTGGTCACATGACtttgtgcaggtgtgtgacTCCTTCTGA
- the pla1a gene encoding phospholipase A1 member A isoform X2 — MLCEVKTLFFCVLTAYVTSQVVGVEEKQRNECADVKNTTWTGYRQRNVKLQVQYLLLTRRNMDCAQRFSQESLTKQPSYFNNSLPIKVIIHGYRVLGNKPSWLKELALALLRAQDVNVLVVDWVYGTSFAYNLVVENYKEVSVQISVLINQLQKHGCKLESFHFIGVSLGAHVAGFVGTLFAGKIGRITGLDPAGPMFKGADTFDRLDPSDAQFVDAIHTDSDYFGISIPVGHVDFFLNGGKDQTGCAHSRFASMYGYVICDHMRAVHVYMSALNGSCPLQGIPCFTYEDFLKGNCVNCDIFRGTCPTIGLSENCGITASPVPKEQKLFLLTTSSPPFCAHHILLELEVSPLSKSAEVEVTLRTENLGTNKRLRLQTAMTVYRTVLAHPVALCKIYSIQLKNTGAWFYRQGDIHVKSVCLSEFPALRREEPLCVNNINIRRGAPWSHDFVQVCDSF; from the exons ATGCTTTGTGAAGTCAAaactctcttcttctgtgttttgaCGGCATACGTCACGTCACAGGTGGTGG GtgtggaggaaaaacagagaaatgaatgtGCTGACGTAAAAAACACCACATGGACGGGGTACCGGCAGCGGAACGTCAAACTGCAGGTCCAGTACCTGCTGCTGACCAGGAGAAACATGGACTGTGCACAAAGGTTCAGCCAGGAGTCGCTCACCAAACAGCCCTCCTACTTCAACAACTCCCTCCCAATCAAGGTCATCATCCATGGATACAG AGTCCTGGGCAATAAGCCGTCCTGGTTGAAGGAGCTGGCCTTGGCCCTCCTCAGGGCGCAGGATGTGAACGTGCTGGTCGTGGACTGGGTCTATGGCACCTCCTTCGCCTACAACCTGGTGGTGGAGAATTACAAGGAAGTGTCTGTGCAGATCTCAGTCCTCATCAACCAGCTGCAG AAACATGGCTGCAAACTTGAGTCGTTCCACTTCATCGGAGTCAGTCTTGGGGCGCATGTCGCTGGTTTTGTGGGGACTCTTTTTGCAGGGAAGATCGGAAGAATCACAG GTCTCGACCCTGCTGGACCCATGTTCAAAGGAGCCGACACCTTTGACCGGCTGGACCCCTCAGATGCACAGTTTGTCGATGCCATCCACACAGACTCAGACT ATTTTGGCATCTCCATCCCCGTCGGTCATGTGGACTTCTTTCTAAATGGAGGGAAGGACCAGACTGGATGTGCTCACTCCAGGTTTGCCTCAA TGTATGGCTATGTGATATGTGACCACATGAGGGCGGTGCACGTCTACATGAGCGCGCTGAATGGCTCGTGCCCGTTGCAGGGGATACCATGCTTCACCTATGAGGACTTCCTGAAGGGAAACTGTGTGAACTGTGACATCTTCAGGGGCACATGTCCAACTATAG GTTTATCAGAAAACTGTGGGATAACTGCATCTCCAGTCCCCAAAGAGCAGAAGCTTTTCCTCCTCACTACGTCTTCGCCACCATTctgtg CTCATCACATCCTGCTGGAGCTGGAGGTTTCTCCCCTGAGTAAAAGTGCTGAGGTGGAAGTGACGCTGAGGACTGAGAACCTGGGGACAAACAAGAGGCTCAGGCT tcaaaCAGCTATGACAGTGTACAGGACGGTGTTGGCTCACCCTGTGGCTCTGTGCAAGATCTACTCCATACAGCTGAAGAACACTGGAGCTTGGTTCTACAGACAGGGAGACATCCACGTcaagtctgtgtgtctgtctgagttCCCCGCTCTCAG gcGAGAGGAGCCGCTGTGTGTGAACAACATCAATATCAGACGAGGCGCTCCGTGGTCACATGACtttgtgcaggtgtgtgacTCCTTCTGA
- the hsd3b1 gene encoding hydroxy-delta-5-steroid dehydrogenase, 3 beta- and steroid delta-isomerase 1, translating to MSLRGDVCVVTGAFGFLGWRLVKLLLEEEKMAEIRLVDKHIQPHLLQTLLDCRSDTELSVFEGDIRDADFVKKACRGASIVFHIASIIDVTDSVEYSEVYGINVKGTQLLLEACIQENVVSFIYTSTIEVMGPNSRGEPIINGSEDTIYDCTLKFTYSKTKKEAEQRTLQAHGEVLQNGGLLATCALRPMYIYGEGCRFLLGHMGDGIRNKDVLFRMSLPEARVNPVYVGNVAVAHLQAARGLKDPQKRNTIGGRFYFISDDTPAVSYSDFNHVMMAPLGFHIQDKLMLPLRLLYVICFLLEILCTMLRPFIHIVPPLNRQLLTMLNTPFSFSYQRATRDLGYSPRYTWEDARKRTIEWLASELPKERQRIQLNNIIE from the exons ATGTCTCTGagaggtgatgtgtgtgtggtgaccGGAGCCTTTGGATTCCTGGGATGGAGGCTGGTGAAGTTGCTGctggaagaggaaaaaatggcTGAAATTCGACTGGTGGACAAACATATTCAGCCACATTTACTTCAGACACTGCTGG ACTGCAGAAGCGACACTGAGCTGAGTGTTTTCGAGGGGGACATCAGGGACGCTGATTTTGTGAAAAAAGCTTGTCGAGGTGCATCGATCGTCTTCCACATCGCATCCATCATTGACGTTACTGACTCGGTGGAGTACAGTGAGGTGTATGGGATTAATGTCAAAG GGACGCAGCTGCTTCTGGAGGCATGTATTCAAGAGAACGTGGTGTCCTTCATCTACACCAGCACCATCGAAGTGATGGGGCCAAACTCCAGGGGTGAGCCCATAATTAACGGCAGTGAGGACACGATTTACGACTGCACCCTGAAGTTTACCTACAGCAAGACCAAGAAGGAGGCTGAGCAGAGAACCCTGCAGGCCCATGGAGAGGTGCTTCAAAACGGGGGTCTACTGGCCACCTGCGCCCTCAGGCCCATGTACATCTATGGGGAGGGCTGCCGCTTCCTGCTGGGCCATATGGGCGATGGGATACGAAACAAGGATGTTTTGTTTCGTATGTCTCTGCCAGAGGCCCGTGTGAATCCCGTCTATGTGGGCAACGTGGCTGTCGCTCATCTCCAAGCAGCTCGTGGCCTCAAAGatccacaaaaaagaaacacaattgGAGGAAGGTTTTACTTCATTTCTGATGACACACCAGCTGTGAGTTACTCAGATTTCAACCATGTCATGATGGCACCTCTGGGCTTCCACATTCAAGACAAACTCATGCTGCCGCTGCGTCTCCTCTATGTCATCTGCTTCCTTCTGGAAATTCTGTGCACGATGCTTCGGCCTTTCATACACATCGTCCCACCGCTGAACCGGCAGCTCCTCACCATGTTGAACACGCCGTTCAGCTTCTCCTATCAGCGGGCTACGAGGGATCTGGGCTACAGCCCCAGATACACCTGGGAGGACGCACGCAAACGCACCATTGAATGGCTCGCCTCCGAGCTGCCAAAAGAGAGGCAGCGAATCCAACTAAATAACataatagaatag
- the LOC113123321 gene encoding kelch-like protein 9 — MGGSGDDSGPGRLSRRLSRLGSRHQSRDPPRPPVQPERPPAPPVQQEERLPPAAAPPPTPAPAPAAASAPVPPPMDMPPKRPDKATKPKLPPRPLSKVFSSTEHGAAVLQGFNTFRADETLCDVVLIPGDSKENFPVHRVIMASCSDYFKAMFTGGMKEQEMREIKLHGVTKLGLRSIIDFIYTSKVTLDMGNLQDTLEAANFLQVMPVLKFCNQLLSSEITTDNCVEVERIATDLLLEDVQLNIGEFVSQNLAELVQCGRYLHLSETSMANALASNSLEGFSELELYHIARDWLDYESAKRRSSVYALMRHIRFPLMSPSELIQISHDDENEGNSLMRSETACVNLLLEASNYQMMPFMQPALQTERTQIRSNSTHILALGGVMRQQLVVSRELRVYDEGTGHWRALKPMEVPRYQHGVALLGGFLFIVGGQSTYDTKGKTAIDSAYRYDPRFDKWLQIASLNEKRTFFHLSALKGKLFAVGGRNASGEIDTVECYDLKKNEWTFVTCMVEPHYGHAGTVHGDLMYISGGITRDTFQKELWCYDPGADTWSPRADMMELRGLHCMCTVGDRLYVMGGNHFRGSSDYDDVLSCEYYSPETDQWTVVAPMPRGQSDVGVTVFKGQIYVVGGYSWNSRCMVDIVQRYDPERDVWDRVFNVLEPLGGIRACTMTVHLPEGSVDEAQIQDCPLPTAKS; from the exons ATGGG GGGAAGCGGCGACGACAGCGGGCCAGGAAGGCTCAGCCGCAGACTCTCTCGTCTGGGCAGCAGGCATCAGTCCAGGGATCCCCCAAGACCTCCGGTTCAGCCAGAAAGACCTCCTGCCCCACCGGTTCAACAAG AGGAGAGGCTTCCACCAGCCGCTGCTCCACCTCCAactcctgctccagctccagcagcgGCTTCCGCTCCTGTCCCCCCACCCATGGATATGCCACCTAAACGCCCAGACAAAGCCACAAAGCCCAAACTTCCCCCGCGGCCACTGTCCAAGGTGTTCAGTAGCACTGAACATGGAGCTGCTGTGTTGCAG GGTTTTAACACTTTTCGGGCAGATGAGACTCTCTGTGATGTCGTCTTAATTCCTGGGGACAGTAAGGAAAATTTTCCAGTCCACAGAGTCATCATGGCTTCATGCAGTGACTATTTCAAGGCCATGTTCACGG GAGGCATGAAGGAGCAGGAGATGAGAGAGATAAAGCTGCATGGGGTCACTAAATTGGGTTTAAGGAGCATTATAGACTTCATTTACACATCCAAAGTCACCCTCGACATGGGTAATctccaggacacactggaggctGCAAATTTCCTTCAGGTCATGCCTGTGTTGAAGTTTTGCAATCAGCTTCTGAGCAGTGAG ATCACCACTGATAACTGTGTGGAAGTTGAACGCATTGCCACAGACTTGCTTCTAGAGGATGTTCAACTGAACATAG GTGAGTTTGTGAGCCAGAACCTCGCAGAGCTGGTGCAGTGTGGTCGTTATCTCCACCTCTCTGAGACCAGCATGGCCAACGCGCTGGCCAGCAACTCACTCGAAGGTTTCTCTGAACTGGAGCTTTACCACATTGCCAGGGATTGGCTGGACTATGAGTCAGCCAAACGCCGCTCATCTGTCTATGCCTTGATGCGTCATATTCGTTTCCCACTGATGAGCCCCAGTGAGCTGATACAGATCTCTcatgatgatgaaaatgaagGCAACTCCTTGATGCGCTCTGAAACGGCCTGTGTGAACCTCTTGCTGGAGGCCAGCAACTATCAGATGATGCCTTTCATGCAGCCAGCCCTGCAAACTGAGCGCACACAAATCCGCTCAAACTCCACACACATCCTGGCTCTGGGCGGAGTGATGCGGCAGCAGCTGGTGGTGAGCCGAGAGCTCAGGGTGTATGATGAAGGGACCGGCCATTGGAGGGCCCTGAAGCCCATGGAGGTGCCACGCTACCAGCACGGTGTGGCTCTTCTAGGTGGCTTCCTCTTTATTGTTGGAG GCCAAAGCACGTACGACACCAAGGGGAAGACAGCCATAGACAGCGCCTACCGCTACGACCCGCGCTTTGACAAGTGGCTTCAGATTGCTTCACTCAACGAGAAGAGGACCTTCTTCCATCTCAGCGCTCTGAAGGGGAAACTTTTCGCAGTCGGAGGACGAAACGCCTCAGGAGAAATCG ACACGGTGGAGTGCTACGACCTGAAGAAAAATGAATGGACATTTGTGACCTGCATGGTGGAGCCTCATTATGGACATGCTGGAACAGTTCATGGGGACCTCATGTACATCTCAG GTGGTATCACCCGTGACACCTTCCAGAAGGAGCTTTGGTGTTACGATCCGGGTGCAGACACGTGGAGCCCGCGGGCCGACATGATGGAGCTGCGCGGGCTCCACTGCATGTGCACAGTAGGAGACAGACTCTATGTCATGGGGGGGAACCACTTCCGAGGCAGCAGCGACTATGACGACGTCCTGAGCTGCGAGTACTACAGCCCAGAGACAGACCAGTGGACTGTGGTGGCCCCAATGCCTCGGGGCCAGAGTGATGTTGGTGTGACGGTGTTTAAAGGGCAGATCTATGTGGTGGGAGGGTACTCCTGGAACAGCAGATGCATGGTTGATATTGTGCAGAGGTATGATCCAGAGAGGGACGTGTGGGACAGAGTTTTCAATGTGCTAGAGCCTCTGGGGGGGATCCGTGCCTGTACGATGACGGTACATCTGCCAGAGGGGTCAGTGGATGAGGCTCAGATACAGGATTGCCCACTGCCAACAGCTAAGAGCTGA
- the hao2 gene encoding 2-Hydroxyacid oxidase 2 isoform X1 — translation MNICNRDGGRCAEMAMVCLTDFEEYAKEHLSKATWDYYAAGADECCTRDDNLLAYKRIRLRPRILRDVSVSDTRTTVQGTEISFPVGIAPTAFHCLAWHEGEVATARATEALNTCYITSTYSTCSVEEIVAAAPNGYRWFQLYVYRDRKLSEQIVHRVEALGYKALVLTVDVPYTGKRRNDIRNQFRLPPHLKVKNFDGVFQQETAVPEEYGVPANSLDPSISWKDVYWLQSITRLPVIIKGILTKEDAELAVEHGVQGIIVSNHGGRQLDGGPASIDALSEIVDTVQGRIEVYLDGGIRTGSDVLKALALGAKCVFIGRPAVWGLAYKGEEGVREVLQILNDEFRLSMALSGCRNVAEINRNLIQFSKL, via the exons ATGAACATTTGTAATCG AGACGGAGGTCGCTGTGCGGAGATGGCAATGGTATGCCTGACTGATTTTGAGGAGTATGCTAAGGAGCATCTCTCAAAGGCAACCTGGGATTATTATGCAGCTGGAGCAGATGAATGCTGCACCAGGGATGACAACCTACTGGCTTACAAAAG GATCCGACTGAGGCCTCGTATCCTGCGGGACGTCTCAGTTAGCGACACTCGGACCACAGTGCAGGGAACAGAAATCAGCTTTCCAGTTGGTATCGCACCTACTGCCTTTCACTGCCTGGCCTGGCATGAAGGAGAGGTGGCCACAGCCCGGG CCACCGAGGCACTCAACACCTGCTACATCACCAGCACCTACTCCACCTGCTCAGTGGAGGAGATTGTGGCAGCGGCACCAAACGGTTACCGCTGGTTCCAGCTTTATGTGTACCGGGACCGGAAGCTGTCAGAACAGATTGTGCACCGCGTAGAGGCGCTCGGCTACAAGGCCCTGGTCCTCACTGTCGACGTCCCCTACACCGGAAAGCGGCGTAATGACATCCGCAACCAGTTCAGGCTGCCACCGCACCTCAAGGTCAAGAACTTTGATGGAGTCTTCCAG CAGGAGACTGCAGTCCCAGAAGAGTACGGGGTCCCAGCCAACAGCTTAGACCCCTCCATCAGCTGGAAGGACGTGTACTGGCTGCAATCCATCACCCGCCTGCCTGTCATCATCAAGGGTATCCTGACCAAAGAGGACGCTGAGCTGGCTGTGGAGCATGGCGTCCAGGGCATCATTGTGTCAAACCATGGGGGGAGACAGCTGGATGGAGGCCCAGCGTCG ATTGACGCACTGTCAGAGATCGTGGACACGGTGCAGGGCAGGATCGAGGTCTATCTGGATGGAGGAATCAGGACAGGAAGTGATGTACTGAAAGCGCTGGCCTTGGGAGCCAAGTGTGTTTTCATTGGCCGCCCAGCAGTGTGGGGCCTTGCATACAAG GGTGAGGAAGGAGTGAGGGAGGTGCTGCAGATCCTAAATGACGAGTTCCGTCTGTCCATGGCTTTGTCGG GTTGCAGGAACGTGGCTGAAATCAACAGAAACCTTATTCAGTTTTCCAAACTCTAG
- the hao2 gene encoding 2-Hydroxyacid oxidase 2 isoform X2 — MNICNRDGGRCAEMAMVCLTDFEEYAKEHLSKATWDYYAAGADECCTRDDNLLAYKRIRLRPRILRDVSVSDTRTTVQGTEISFPVGIAPTAFHCLAWHEGEVATARATEALNTCYITSTYSTCSVEEIVAAAPNGYRWFQLYVYRDRKLSEQIVHRVEALGYKALVLTVDVPYTGKRRNDIRNQFRLPPHLKVKNFDGVFQETAVPEEYGVPANSLDPSISWKDVYWLQSITRLPVIIKGILTKEDAELAVEHGVQGIIVSNHGGRQLDGGPASIDALSEIVDTVQGRIEVYLDGGIRTGSDVLKALALGAKCVFIGRPAVWGLAYKGEEGVREVLQILNDEFRLSMALSGCRNVAEINRNLIQFSKL, encoded by the exons ATGAACATTTGTAATCG AGACGGAGGTCGCTGTGCGGAGATGGCAATGGTATGCCTGACTGATTTTGAGGAGTATGCTAAGGAGCATCTCTCAAAGGCAACCTGGGATTATTATGCAGCTGGAGCAGATGAATGCTGCACCAGGGATGACAACCTACTGGCTTACAAAAG GATCCGACTGAGGCCTCGTATCCTGCGGGACGTCTCAGTTAGCGACACTCGGACCACAGTGCAGGGAACAGAAATCAGCTTTCCAGTTGGTATCGCACCTACTGCCTTTCACTGCCTGGCCTGGCATGAAGGAGAGGTGGCCACAGCCCGGG CCACCGAGGCACTCAACACCTGCTACATCACCAGCACCTACTCCACCTGCTCAGTGGAGGAGATTGTGGCAGCGGCACCAAACGGTTACCGCTGGTTCCAGCTTTATGTGTACCGGGACCGGAAGCTGTCAGAACAGATTGTGCACCGCGTAGAGGCGCTCGGCTACAAGGCCCTGGTCCTCACTGTCGACGTCCCCTACACCGGAAAGCGGCGTAATGACATCCGCAACCAGTTCAGGCTGCCACCGCACCTCAAGGTCAAGAACTTTGATGGAGTCTTCCAG GAGACTGCAGTCCCAGAAGAGTACGGGGTCCCAGCCAACAGCTTAGACCCCTCCATCAGCTGGAAGGACGTGTACTGGCTGCAATCCATCACCCGCCTGCCTGTCATCATCAAGGGTATCCTGACCAAAGAGGACGCTGAGCTGGCTGTGGAGCATGGCGTCCAGGGCATCATTGTGTCAAACCATGGGGGGAGACAGCTGGATGGAGGCCCAGCGTCG ATTGACGCACTGTCAGAGATCGTGGACACGGTGCAGGGCAGGATCGAGGTCTATCTGGATGGAGGAATCAGGACAGGAAGTGATGTACTGAAAGCGCTGGCCTTGGGAGCCAAGTGTGTTTTCATTGGCCGCCCAGCAGTGTGGGGCCTTGCATACAAG GGTGAGGAAGGAGTGAGGGAGGTGCTGCAGATCCTAAATGACGAGTTCCGTCTGTCCATGGCTTTGTCGG GTTGCAGGAACGTGGCTGAAATCAACAGAAACCTTATTCAGTTTTCCAAACTCTAG
- the hao2 gene encoding 2-Hydroxyacid oxidase 2 isoform X3, translating to MAMVCLTDFEEYAKEHLSKATWDYYAAGADECCTRDDNLLAYKRIRLRPRILRDVSVSDTRTTVQGTEISFPVGIAPTAFHCLAWHEGEVATARATEALNTCYITSTYSTCSVEEIVAAAPNGYRWFQLYVYRDRKLSEQIVHRVEALGYKALVLTVDVPYTGKRRNDIRNQFRLPPHLKVKNFDGVFQQETAVPEEYGVPANSLDPSISWKDVYWLQSITRLPVIIKGILTKEDAELAVEHGVQGIIVSNHGGRQLDGGPASIDALSEIVDTVQGRIEVYLDGGIRTGSDVLKALALGAKCVFIGRPAVWGLAYKGEEGVREVLQILNDEFRLSMALSGCRNVAEINRNLIQFSKL from the exons ATGGCAATGGTATGCCTGACTGATTTTGAGGAGTATGCTAAGGAGCATCTCTCAAAGGCAACCTGGGATTATTATGCAGCTGGAGCAGATGAATGCTGCACCAGGGATGACAACCTACTGGCTTACAAAAG GATCCGACTGAGGCCTCGTATCCTGCGGGACGTCTCAGTTAGCGACACTCGGACCACAGTGCAGGGAACAGAAATCAGCTTTCCAGTTGGTATCGCACCTACTGCCTTTCACTGCCTGGCCTGGCATGAAGGAGAGGTGGCCACAGCCCGGG CCACCGAGGCACTCAACACCTGCTACATCACCAGCACCTACTCCACCTGCTCAGTGGAGGAGATTGTGGCAGCGGCACCAAACGGTTACCGCTGGTTCCAGCTTTATGTGTACCGGGACCGGAAGCTGTCAGAACAGATTGTGCACCGCGTAGAGGCGCTCGGCTACAAGGCCCTGGTCCTCACTGTCGACGTCCCCTACACCGGAAAGCGGCGTAATGACATCCGCAACCAGTTCAGGCTGCCACCGCACCTCAAGGTCAAGAACTTTGATGGAGTCTTCCAG CAGGAGACTGCAGTCCCAGAAGAGTACGGGGTCCCAGCCAACAGCTTAGACCCCTCCATCAGCTGGAAGGACGTGTACTGGCTGCAATCCATCACCCGCCTGCCTGTCATCATCAAGGGTATCCTGACCAAAGAGGACGCTGAGCTGGCTGTGGAGCATGGCGTCCAGGGCATCATTGTGTCAAACCATGGGGGGAGACAGCTGGATGGAGGCCCAGCGTCG ATTGACGCACTGTCAGAGATCGTGGACACGGTGCAGGGCAGGATCGAGGTCTATCTGGATGGAGGAATCAGGACAGGAAGTGATGTACTGAAAGCGCTGGCCTTGGGAGCCAAGTGTGTTTTCATTGGCCGCCCAGCAGTGTGGGGCCTTGCATACAAG GGTGAGGAAGGAGTGAGGGAGGTGCTGCAGATCCTAAATGACGAGTTCCGTCTGTCCATGGCTTTGTCGG GTTGCAGGAACGTGGCTGAAATCAACAGAAACCTTATTCAGTTTTCCAAACTCTAG